A window of the Bacteroides thetaiotaomicron VPI-5482 genome harbors these coding sequences:
- a CDS encoding S41 family peptidase, which produces MKKIKVYALLVCLLATSAAQAQSFGSAAMRKLQMAEFAISNFYVDKVDEDKLVEEAIIKMLAQLDPHSTYSDAEEVKKMNEPLQGNFEGIGVQFQMIEDTLLVVQPVSNGPSEKVGILAGDRIIAVNDSAIAGVKMSTEDIMKRLRGPKGSKVNLTIVRRGVQDPLVFTVKRDKIPILSLDASYMIQPKIGYIRINRFGATTAEEFKKAMKDLQKQGMKDLILDLQGNGGGYLNAAIDLANEFLGQKELIVYTEGRTAQRSEFFAKGNGEFRDGRLIVLVDEYTASASEIVSGAVQDWDRGIIVGRRSFGKGLVQRPIDLPDGSMIRLTIARYYTPAGRCIQKPYDSSTDYNKDLIDRFNHGELMNADSIHFPDSLKVQTKKLKRTVYGGGGIMPDYFVPIDTTLYTDYHRKLVGKGVIIKFTMKFIEDHRKELADKYKKFDSFNEKFVIDDDMLATLREMGEKEGVKFNEEQYQKALPLIKTQLKALIARDLWDMNEYFRVMNTTNESVQKALEIFRSGEYQKKLK; this is translated from the coding sequence ATGAAGAAGATTAAAGTATACGCCCTCCTGGTTTGTCTGTTGGCAACGTCTGCTGCACAGGCCCAAAGTTTCGGCTCTGCCGCCATGCGCAAACTCCAAATGGCGGAATTCGCAATTTCCAACTTCTACGTAGACAAAGTAGATGAAGACAAACTGGTAGAAGAAGCTATCATCAAGATGCTGGCACAGCTCGACCCGCACTCCACTTACTCGGATGCCGAAGAAGTGAAGAAGATGAACGAACCGCTTCAAGGCAACTTCGAAGGCATCGGCGTACAGTTCCAGATGATCGAGGACACCCTGCTCGTCGTACAACCCGTCAGCAACGGCCCCTCCGAGAAAGTGGGCATCCTTGCCGGCGACCGCATCATTGCCGTCAACGACTCCGCCATCGCAGGAGTAAAAATGAGCACGGAAGATATCATGAAGCGCCTGCGTGGCCCGAAAGGTTCGAAAGTCAACCTGACCATCGTCCGCCGTGGAGTACAAGACCCGCTCGTGTTCACCGTGAAAAGAGATAAGATACCTATCCTGAGTCTCGACGCTTCCTACATGATTCAGCCAAAGATCGGATACATCCGCATCAACCGCTTTGGCGCAACCACCGCCGAAGAATTTAAGAAAGCAATGAAAGACCTGCAAAAGCAAGGCATGAAAGACCTCATCCTCGACCTGCAAGGCAACGGCGGAGGATATCTGAACGCCGCCATCGACCTTGCCAACGAATTCCTCGGACAGAAGGAACTGATTGTTTACACCGAAGGCCGGACCGCACAGCGCAGCGAGTTCTTCGCCAAAGGAAACGGAGAGTTCCGTGACGGCCGCCTCATCGTACTGGTAGACGAATACACCGCTTCCGCCAGCGAAATCGTGAGCGGCGCAGTGCAGGATTGGGACAGAGGTATCATCGTAGGCCGACGTTCTTTCGGCAAAGGACTGGTGCAACGTCCTATCGACCTGCCGGACGGCTCCATGATCCGACTGACCATTGCACGGTACTACACCCCTGCCGGTCGTTGCATCCAAAAGCCTTATGACAGCTCGACCGATTACAATAAAGACCTGATAGACCGCTTCAACCACGGAGAACTGATGAATGCCGACAGCATCCACTTCCCCGACTCATTGAAAGTGCAGACCAAGAAACTGAAACGTACCGTCTACGGCGGAGGTGGCATCATGCCGGACTACTTCGTTCCGATTGATACGACACTCTACACGGACTATCACCGGAAACTGGTCGGCAAAGGAGTCATCATCAAATTCACAATGAAATTCATCGAAGACCACCGCAAGGAACTGGCCGATAAATATAAGAAGTTCGACAGCTTCAACGAAAAGTTTGTTATTGACGACGATATGCTCGCCACCCTCCGCGAAATGGGTGAGAAAGAAGGGGTGAAGTTTAACGAAGAGCAGTATCAGAAGGCACTTCCGCTGATCAAGACACAGCTCAAAGCACTGATAGCCCGTGACCTCTGGGATATGAACGAATATTTCCGCGTCATGAATACAACGAACGAAAGCGTGCAGAAAGCATTGGAAATCTTCCGTTCGGGAGAGTATCAGAAGAAGTTGAAATAA
- a CDS encoding outer membrane beta-barrel family protein, with translation MIRQFGFTWTAISWLLMGYGLFFALSPLQAQTAIKKFSLELKNESLPEALKQLEKAGGKNILFTYNGTESYRVTVSIREKTEREAIDLVLAGKPFLCIEREEYFVVQRKKSDKAIATEGKVYDEKGAPLPFVNILALAADSSFLAGSVTEEDGSFHLPPVAGEDCLLKATYIGYRPQIIPCRQQNTIRLQPDTELLKEVVVTASRPLIERKGGTLKANIAGTPLSLMGSAKEMISHLPFVTGSDGEFTVLGRGTPEIYINGRKVRDKTELDRLQANEILSAEIITTPGVQYGSSVGAVIRLRTIRKRGQGMSGSFYTDYSQGHEPIGNEGISLNYRTGGLDIFVKGDFAEINNHTTNISSQDIYASSDWNQSTENKSKQTYRTFNGELGFNYEIDEDQSFGMRYMPGTNIGNAHTTNEGTTLILQDGKEVDHLHALRQTDAHTGWWQAANGYYNGTFGKWNIDFNADYLYGRDRIRQYAENNGTEDATSSNRVRNHLYAAKLLLTAPLWKGKLSFGTEETFTNRHDVFLQSGFSADADDRIKQTMLSGFIDYSLPLGKFNILAGLRYEFQQTDYYEKGIHQDDQSPTYRDWIPVVSIRYTSGNWFFALSHRTLKYSPSYDMLTSAVTYQNKYSYQSGDPFLVPQIHRATFFDAGWKWINFSLNYDHCWNMYTSYTRPYDDINHPGVLLFGRASIPHSNRYGGSIVLSPKIGIWQPQFTTGIDWFNSHATSIGITQNWNEPRFYFIFDNNFSFPKGWFFNIKGELAPGAKQSYAIWKTEGRVDAQLTKSFLKDQALKVSVTAKDIFHTGYRYFTIYGDRTFSSNRDYTDQQRFGIRLSYQFNATKSKYKGTGAGASEKSRL, from the coding sequence ATGATACGACAGTTTGGTTTTACTTGGACAGCAATCAGCTGGTTACTGATGGGATACGGTTTATTTTTTGCCCTTTCCCCTTTGCAGGCGCAGACCGCCATCAAGAAATTTTCACTAGAGCTAAAGAACGAAAGCCTGCCCGAAGCACTGAAGCAGTTGGAAAAGGCAGGAGGAAAAAACATCCTCTTCACCTACAACGGAACAGAAAGTTATCGGGTGACCGTCAGCATCCGCGAAAAGACGGAACGCGAAGCCATCGACCTTGTACTGGCCGGCAAACCCTTCCTTTGCATCGAACGGGAAGAGTATTTCGTCGTGCAGCGGAAGAAATCGGACAAAGCCATCGCCACAGAAGGCAAAGTATATGACGAAAAAGGAGCCCCCCTGCCCTTTGTCAACATTCTCGCCCTTGCCGCCGATTCCAGTTTCCTTGCCGGAAGCGTGACCGAAGAAGACGGCTCCTTCCATCTGCCCCCGGTAGCGGGAGAAGACTGTCTGCTGAAAGCGACCTACATAGGATATCGCCCGCAAATCATCCCCTGCCGGCAACAAAACACCATCCGCCTGCAACCCGACACAGAGTTACTGAAAGAAGTAGTCGTCACCGCCTCCCGCCCGCTGATAGAACGGAAAGGCGGAACGCTGAAGGCCAATATAGCCGGAACACCCCTTTCACTGATGGGATCGGCCAAAGAAATGATCTCCCACCTCCCTTTTGTCACCGGCTCGGACGGAGAATTTACCGTACTGGGCAGAGGCACTCCTGAAATCTATATCAACGGCCGCAAAGTCAGAGACAAGACCGAACTGGACCGTCTGCAAGCCAATGAAATACTATCGGCAGAAATCATCACTACACCGGGCGTACAATATGGCTCTTCGGTAGGCGCCGTCATCCGTCTGCGCACCATCCGCAAACGCGGACAGGGAATGAGCGGCAGTTTCTACACCGACTACTCGCAAGGACACGAACCGATCGGCAACGAAGGCATATCCCTGAACTACCGTACCGGCGGACTGGATATTTTCGTAAAAGGAGACTTTGCGGAAATCAACAATCACACAACCAACATCTCCAGCCAGGACATTTATGCTTCGTCCGACTGGAACCAATCGACAGAAAACAAAAGCAAACAAACCTACCGCACCTTCAACGGCGAACTGGGATTCAACTACGAAATCGACGAAGACCAGTCATTCGGTATGCGCTATATGCCCGGCACGAACATAGGCAATGCACATACTACCAATGAAGGGACCACCCTCATCCTGCAAGATGGCAAAGAAGTAGACCACCTGCACGCTCTCCGCCAAACAGATGCCCACACCGGCTGGTGGCAGGCAGCCAACGGATACTACAACGGCACTTTCGGCAAATGGAACATCGACTTCAACGCCGACTACCTGTACGGCCGGGACCGCATCCGTCAATATGCCGAAAACAACGGAACCGAAGACGCCACTTCGAGCAACCGCGTACGCAACCACCTCTATGCCGCCAAGCTCCTGCTCACCGCCCCACTCTGGAAAGGCAAACTCAGTTTCGGCACAGAAGAGACATTCACCAACCGCCACGACGTATTTCTCCAAAGCGGCTTCTCCGCCGATGCCGACGACCGCATCAAACAAACGATGCTCTCCGGCTTCATCGACTACAGCCTGCCATTGGGAAAGTTCAACATCCTTGCCGGACTGCGCTATGAATTTCAACAAACAGATTACTACGAGAAAGGGATTCACCAAGACGACCAAAGCCCCACCTATCGCGACTGGATACCGGTAGTCAGCATCAGATACACCTCCGGCAACTGGTTCTTCGCCCTTTCTCACCGGACGCTGAAATACAGTCCCAGTTATGACATGCTCACCAGCGCCGTCACCTATCAGAACAAGTACTCCTACCAGAGCGGAGACCCGTTTCTCGTTCCTCAGATACATCGTGCGACTTTCTTTGATGCCGGATGGAAATGGATCAACTTCAGCCTCAACTACGACCATTGCTGGAATATGTACACCAGCTACACCCGACCGTATGACGACATCAACCATCCCGGTGTATTGCTGTTCGGCAGAGCAAGCATTCCGCATTCCAACCGATACGGAGGCAGCATCGTCCTTTCGCCAAAGATCGGCATATGGCAGCCTCAGTTCACCACCGGTATTGACTGGTTCAACTCTCACGCAACCTCCATAGGCATTACCCAAAACTGGAATGAACCGCGATTCTATTTCATTTTTGATAACAACTTCAGTTTCCCTAAAGGTTGGTTCTTCAACATCAAAGGAGAACTGGCGCCCGGCGCCAAACAAAGTTACGCCATCTGGAAAACCGAAGGAAGAGTAGATGCCCAACTGACCAAATCATTCCTGAAAGACCAGGCGCTGAAAGTATCGGTAACCGCGAAAGACATCTTTCACACCGGCTACAGATACTTCACCATCTATGGCGACCGTACCTTCAGTTCCAACCGTGATTATACCGATCAGCAGCGTTTCGGCATCCGGCTGAGCTATCAGTTCAACGCCACGAAGAGCAAATATAAAGGAACCGGAGCCGGAGCAAGCGAAAAGTCACGTTTGTAA
- a CDS encoding RNA polymerase sigma-70 factor, whose protein sequence is MFLFHKNQTKREAFGQMFTEMYPRMVRYASQLMGDGEEARDIVSEVMEQAWKHFDQLDEADRGGWIYTAVRNTCLNRMKHLQVERDNAKALYEATLADVKSNYREHEALLQKAETIARSLPEPTCTILRLCYYEHLTYREVAQQLGISPDTVKKHISKALRTLREAMKE, encoded by the coding sequence ATGTTCCTGTTCCATAAAAACCAGACAAAACGAGAAGCCTTCGGGCAAATGTTTACGGAAATGTACCCGCGAATGGTCCGTTATGCCTCACAACTGATGGGCGACGGAGAGGAAGCACGGGACATCGTAAGCGAAGTGATGGAGCAGGCTTGGAAACACTTCGACCAATTGGACGAGGCCGACCGCGGAGGCTGGATTTATACAGCAGTCCGCAACACCTGCCTCAACCGGATGAAGCATCTGCAAGTGGAACGGGACAATGCGAAAGCACTCTACGAAGCAACGCTGGCCGATGTAAAAAGTAACTATCGGGAACACGAAGCACTGTTGCAGAAAGCGGAAACGATAGCCCGAAGCCTGCCGGAACCGACTTGCACCATCCTGCGGCTATGCTATTACGAACATCTCACCTATCGGGAAGTCGCCCAACAACTCGGCATCAGTCCCGACACGGTAAAAAAACATATATCCAAAGCATTGCGTACACTACGCGAAGCCATGAAAGAATAA
- a CDS encoding FecR family protein: MEEKEKRTSKEEEGSGYGLTADSDHCELTTDDRTPFSENAETRRLQNAFGEALGDLPLPDEVREEWTTFLQRQAQQKRKLYLRICLSGGVAAAIALLLLLWSPWHITGKDGIQQNIEIFTALHAPEQITTIEENGRIIVSTPPATTTRLTLEDGSHVLLSANSRLEYPKEFSSQGNRTVNLTGEARFEVTKDAHRPFIVSADKMQTQVLGTVFDVNAYPGNAPAVTLYQGRVKVGKAASPLEKEIVPGQCATLTTSGDIRLTKATQTEKEGWTKDEFYYDNTEMITVLQNIGTWYNISVICHSADLLHKRVHFRFSRNVPIKTLLNVLNDLGIAHFQYKDKQIVVE, encoded by the coding sequence ATGGAAGAAAAAGAAAAACGTACCAGCAAAGAAGAAGAAGGTTCCGGCTACGGACTGACAGCAGACAGCGACCATTGTGAACTGACAACAGACGACCGTACCCCATTCTCCGAAAACGCAGAAACACGCCGTCTGCAAAATGCCTTTGGTGAAGCGTTGGGTGATCTGCCTCTGCCGGACGAAGTCCGGGAAGAATGGACCACATTCCTGCAACGGCAGGCACAGCAGAAGCGCAAACTTTATCTCCGCATCTGTTTATCCGGTGGTGTGGCAGCAGCCATTGCCCTGTTATTGTTACTTTGGTCCCCTTGGCACATCACAGGCAAGGACGGCATCCAGCAGAACATCGAAATCTTCACCGCCCTCCATGCACCGGAACAAATTACCACTATCGAAGAGAACGGCAGAATCATCGTATCTACCCCGCCCGCCACGACCACCCGCCTCACATTGGAGGACGGAAGTCACGTCCTTTTAAGTGCAAACAGCCGTCTGGAATACCCCAAAGAGTTTTCCTCTCAGGGAAACCGCACCGTAAACCTCACCGGAGAAGCACGCTTCGAAGTGACCAAAGACGCCCACCGCCCCTTCATCGTCTCCGCCGATAAAATGCAGACACAAGTGCTGGGCACCGTATTCGACGTAAATGCCTATCCCGGCAATGCCCCCGCCGTCACCCTGTATCAAGGACGAGTAAAGGTCGGCAAAGCAGCCTCTCCCCTTGAGAAAGAAATAGTACCCGGACAATGCGCCACATTGACCACTAGCGGTGACATCCGTCTGACGAAAGCCACGCAGACTGAAAAAGAAGGATGGACCAAAGACGAGTTTTATTATGACAACACCGAAATGATAACCGTACTGCAAAATATAGGAACCTGGTATAATATCAGCGTCATCTGCCATTCTGCAGACCTTTTACACAAACGAGTCCATTTCCGCTTCAGCCGGAATGTTCCGATAAAGACTCTACTGAATGTACTGAATGATTTAGGCATTGCACACTTCCAGTATAAGGATAAGCAGATAGTAGTAGAATAA
- a CDS encoding virulence RhuM family protein produces MDEIEKNNGEIIIYRTEDGRTQLEVRLENENVWLSQQQMSELFQTSRTNIVEHIKHIFEEGELEENSTCQIFRQVRIEGTRKVERSIPFYNLDMIISLGYRVKSRVATHFRRWATERLKEYLIKGFAMDDQRLKEIGGGGYWYELLNRIRDIRSSEKVLYRQVLDLYATSVDYDPKADESIRFFKIVQNKLHYAAHGHTAAEVIFERADAEKPFMGLATFPGEQPRKEDVLIAKNYLNEKELKILNNLVSGYFDFAEIQAIKRSPMYMSDYIHHLDLILSTTGEQVLQNAGTISHEQAKQKALGEYRKYHVKTLSPVEEAYFDSIKKLTAETKKKKKK; encoded by the coding sequence ATGGACGAAATAGAGAAAAACAACGGTGAAATCATCATATACCGGACAGAAGACGGAAGGACACAACTTGAAGTCCGTTTGGAGAATGAGAACGTTTGGCTGTCACAACAACAAATGAGTGAACTATTCCAAACTTCCCGTACTAACATAGTTGAACATATAAAGCACATCTTTGAAGAAGGTGAATTAGAGGAAAATTCAACCTGTCAGATATTCCGACAGGTTCGAATAGAAGGCACAAGAAAGGTAGAAAGAAGTATACCTTTCTATAATCTTGATATGATCATATCATTGGGATATAGAGTAAAATCACGAGTTGCCACCCACTTCCGCCGCTGGGCTACCGAACGTCTGAAAGAATATCTGATCAAAGGTTTCGCCATGGACGACCAACGTCTGAAAGAAATAGGCGGCGGCGGTTACTGGTACGAACTACTCAACCGTATACGCGATATCCGTTCATCTGAAAAAGTACTCTACCGGCAGGTTCTCGACTTGTATGCCACCAGTGTAGACTATGACCCAAAGGCAGACGAATCCATCCGGTTTTTCAAAATCGTGCAGAATAAGTTACACTATGCCGCCCACGGCCACACAGCAGCAGAAGTGATCTTCGAACGAGCGGATGCAGAAAAGCCATTTATGGGACTGGCCACATTTCCCGGCGAACAACCCCGGAAAGAAGATGTGCTGATAGCTAAAAACTATCTCAATGAAAAGGAACTGAAGATATTGAACAACCTGGTTTCCGGATACTTCGACTTCGCAGAAATACAAGCTATCAAACGTTCGCCCATGTATATGTCGGACTATATACATCACCTGGACCTCATCTTATCGACCACCGGAGAGCAAGTTTTGCAGAACGCAGGCACGATCTCTCACGAACAAGCCAAACAAAAAGCTCTGGGCGAATACCGAAAATATCATGTCAAAACCCTGTCGCCTGTAGAAGAGGCATATTTTGACAGTATCAAGAAACTGACAGCCGAAACAAAGAAGAAGAAAAAGAAATAA
- a CDS encoding HU family DNA-binding protein, translating to MAIQFELYKSPARKDEEDKELYHARVVNFQHIDTDYLAKEIQQATSLTEGDVKAVLESLSHFMGSRLREGERVHLDGIGYFQVKLNSLEPITSPKLKANQMKLKANIGFKADKKLRSSVSVVKVERSKLKLHSVPRSNEEIDRLLTAYFSNNQILTRSDFQGLCKLTLTTAARHIKRLKEEKKLQNINTRQSPVYVPMPGYYGKPEVEDTVK from the coding sequence ATGGCAATACAATTTGAACTCTACAAGTCTCCTGCCCGGAAGGACGAAGAAGACAAGGAACTCTACCACGCACGGGTAGTCAACTTTCAGCATATCGACACCGACTATCTCGCCAAAGAAATACAACAAGCGACTTCGCTGACCGAAGGAGATGTAAAAGCGGTCCTCGAATCACTGAGCCACTTTATGGGATCACGCCTCCGGGAAGGGGAACGTGTTCACCTCGACGGCATCGGCTACTTTCAGGTAAAGCTGAACAGTCTGGAACCGATCACCTCGCCCAAGCTGAAAGCAAACCAAATGAAACTCAAAGCAAACATCGGCTTCAAGGCGGATAAAAAACTGAGAAGTTCGGTGAGTGTCGTCAAAGTGGAACGCAGTAAACTGAAGTTACACTCAGTGCCACGCTCCAACGAAGAGATAGACAGACTGCTGACCGCGTATTTCAGTAATAACCAAATACTGACCCGCTCGGACTTTCAAGGACTTTGCAAACTTACGCTTACCACTGCCGCCCGACATATCAAACGGCTGAAAGAAGAAAAGAAGTTGCAGAATATCAATACTCGTCAGAGTCCGGTTTATGTTCCGATGCCGGGGTATTATGGTAAGCCGGAAGTAGAAGACACCGTAAAATAA
- a CDS encoding glycoside hydrolase family 30 protein, whose amino-acid sequence MNYKLLSVALAFLYIGMVGGCSQPAPDLRYQIEVDKPLQTMEHFGASDAWSMHILGLWPQEKQNQIADWLFSTENDANGKPKGIGLSLWRFNVGAGSTEQGEASQIGSSWMRTECFLQADGTYDWNKQQGQRNFLKLAKERGVTKFLAFLNSPPVYYTQNGLATNTGRGGTANLKPECYEKYARFLADVVEGIEKHDGIKFNYICPFNEPDGHWNWVGPKQEGSPATNREVARTVRLLSREFVNRKMDTQIMVNESSDYRCMLRTHQTDWQRGYQIQAFFCPDSVDTYLGDTPNVPRLMLGHSYWTTTPLSELRAMRCQLREALDKYNVGFWQSETCIMGNDEEIGGGHGFDRTMKTALYVARIIHHDIVYAGAKSWQWWRAIGGDYKDGLIREYTNDDLKDGRVEDSKLMWALGNYSRFIRPGAVRLSVSAFDQAGNLIPGGDTDQKGLMCSAYQNADGSYAVVLINYAQEDKEFSINKINGKKTRWQVYRTSDVEGEDLLPVEKVKSGRTVRIPARSIITLLNQSL is encoded by the coding sequence ATGAACTATAAATTACTGTCAGTCGCCTTAGCTTTTTTATATATAGGTATGGTAGGCGGATGTTCCCAACCCGCCCCCGACCTGCGTTATCAGATTGAAGTGGACAAACCTCTGCAGACAATGGAACACTTCGGCGCTTCCGATGCCTGGAGTATGCATATCCTTGGCTTGTGGCCGCAGGAGAAACAAAACCAGATAGCCGACTGGCTTTTCAGCACAGAGAACGATGCGAATGGAAAACCGAAAGGAATCGGCTTGTCTCTGTGGCGTTTCAACGTCGGGGCGGGCAGTACGGAACAAGGGGAAGCCAGTCAGATCGGTTCTTCGTGGATGCGTACCGAATGTTTTCTGCAAGCCGACGGAACCTACGACTGGAACAAGCAACAGGGGCAACGCAACTTTCTGAAACTGGCAAAAGAACGGGGCGTCACTAAATTCCTCGCATTTCTGAATTCCCCTCCCGTATATTATACTCAGAACGGTCTGGCTACCAATACCGGTCGTGGAGGAACCGCCAATCTGAAGCCGGAATGTTACGAGAAATATGCCCGTTTCCTGGCCGATGTAGTAGAAGGAATAGAGAAGCACGACGGAATAAAGTTCAACTATATCTGTCCTTTCAACGAACCGGACGGGCATTGGAACTGGGTAGGACCGAAGCAGGAAGGCTCTCCGGCAACCAATCGGGAAGTAGCCCGGACCGTCCGTTTGCTGAGCCGGGAGTTTGTGAACCGGAAAATGGATACACAGATTATGGTGAACGAGTCTTCGGACTATCGCTGTATGCTCCGTACCCATCAGACGGACTGGCAGCGTGGCTATCAGATTCAGGCTTTCTTCTGCCCGGACAGTGTGGATACGTATTTGGGTGATACGCCCAATGTGCCCCGACTGATGCTTGGTCATAGTTACTGGACAACGACTCCTCTGAGTGAACTGCGTGCCATGCGCTGCCAACTGCGTGAAGCTCTGGATAAATACAACGTCGGCTTCTGGCAGTCAGAAACCTGTATCATGGGGAATGACGAAGAGATAGGCGGCGGTCACGGCTTCGACCGTACGATGAAGACAGCACTTTACGTTGCCCGTATCATCCATCATGACATCGTATATGCGGGAGCGAAGAGCTGGCAGTGGTGGCGTGCCATCGGCGGCGATTATAAAGACGGGCTGATTCGGGAATACACGAATGATGACTTGAAGGATGGTCGGGTAGAAGACTCCAAACTCATGTGGGCTTTGGGTAATTATAGTCGCTTCATCCGTCCGGGAGCTGTCCGCCTGTCGGTTTCTGCTTTCGATCAAGCGGGGAATTTAATCCCCGGAGGCGATACGGACCAAAAAGGACTGATGTGTTCTGCTTATCAAAATGCGGACGGCTCATACGCTGTTGTTCTCATTAACTATGCGCAGGAAGACAAAGAGTTTTCAATCAATAAGATAAATGGCAAGAAAACTCGATGGCAGGTGTATCGCACTTCGGATGTAGAAGGAGAAGATCTGCTACCCGTTGAGAAAGTGAAGAGTGGAAGAACAGTCCGGATTCCGGCACGTTCGATTATAACTTTATTGAATCAATCGCTTTAA
- a CDS encoding BT_3044 domain-containing protein, which yields MNINKILYPILLLLVVLSSCDYESPLDKEQYKKTLYLIGASSNLVTKELAYSSEVQEGFITVGVSGSLLIDGNVDVTLESHNSVIDWYNKKFKFLATDIKYQGLATSAFEVPSYTTTLKAGETYARVPFKVKTEGLECDSLYAITFKIASSSAGYEINQKDSALIVSFNLVNKYSGNYIFKALRHELDSNDEIVASTSITIVRTLKATEENAVRFYNEQQAETTANIKKHAVVLKVDAGNNVTISAWEDFDLIDGTCTYNQNSKVFNVDYKYTADGKTYQMVGTFTYQDEDAGSN from the coding sequence ATGAATATCAATAAAATACTATATCCGATACTTTTGTTATTGGTCGTTTTAAGTAGCTGTGATTATGAAAGCCCGCTTGATAAGGAGCAATATAAGAAGACACTCTATCTGATCGGCGCTTCCAGCAATCTTGTGACTAAAGAACTTGCTTATAGCAGTGAAGTGCAGGAAGGATTCATTACAGTGGGTGTAAGTGGCTCTCTTTTGATTGACGGGAATGTGGATGTGACTCTGGAAAGCCATAACAGTGTAATTGACTGGTATAATAAAAAGTTCAAGTTCCTTGCGACTGATATCAAATATCAGGGACTTGCTACCAGTGCTTTTGAGGTACCTTCTTATACTACTACATTGAAAGCCGGCGAAACTTATGCGAGAGTTCCCTTTAAAGTTAAAACAGAAGGTCTGGAGTGCGATTCGCTCTATGCGATAACTTTCAAGATTGCTTCTTCTTCTGCCGGTTATGAGATCAACCAGAAGGACTCGGCACTTATTGTATCCTTCAATCTGGTAAATAAATACTCAGGTAATTACATCTTCAAAGCTCTTCGGCACGAACTGGATAGTAATGATGAAATAGTTGCATCCACTTCTATTACTATAGTCAGAACATTGAAAGCTACAGAAGAAAATGCAGTGCGTTTCTATAACGAGCAACAGGCAGAAACAACTGCCAATATCAAGAAACATGCTGTTGTACTGAAAGTTGATGCTGGTAACAATGTCACTATCTCGGCATGGGAGGACTTTGACTTGATTGATGGTACATGTACTTATAATCAGAACTCGAAAGTCTTTAATGTAGATTATAAGTATACTGCGGATGGCAAGACTTATCAGATGGTGGGTACGTTTACCTATCAGGATGAAGATGCAGGTAGCAACTAA